Below is a window of Stygiolobus azoricus DNA.
ATTATGATAGGTACTACATAAGAGCCTAGGACTATTTCATCCAATCCAATAGTATTTACAACCTTTAATACGAGAATTCCTCCCAACTCACTGGCATTCGTGTAGTTTATATAACCCTCTAGTATTCCAGTTTTGTATTTGATAGTTATATTAAGAGCTGAGATATTGATAATAGGAACATTTGTCAGAGACGTTGAACCTATCAATGTTAACTTACCGTTGATCTGATTCTCAGAATATACATTCAATTGGGTATTATTAAAACCAGAAACCAATGTACCGTTAGGATATTCGATTATGACCAAGACGGGTATTGCCATGGGCATAGGATACACTGCTAACGGCGGGTATATGAAAACTGCTTGATAGCCGTTAATGAAGTATGTAAATCCGGTTAAATTCCCATACCTCGCTATTACTTCGTAAACTCCAGATTGAGGGGCTGAGAACGAACCTACGTAATAAGTTCCATTATATACTAAATGAGCAGTATGTATTACAGTAGTTCCGTTAAAAATCTCAGCCGTAAGAGTAGAAGGTAGTGGAGAGACTCCGCTTAATTTTCCTATCACTTTCACTGTTTGTCCAGGTAAATATGTAGTGTTCTGAACTGCCAGAGAAAGTGATGAGTTTGGTACTTTTAATAGCTTTACAAAATATCCCGCGTTAATGTATCCTAACCCAGTGACCGGGTTATAAGATGAATTTGCCACGTAGGGAGAGTTATACCCAAAAGTCACAGGATGAAGTGCTGGGGTTCCGTTTAGTGCATATATTAATGGATTTATAAAACCGAGTTTACCGTGAACTTCTGAAGCGAGAGCTATTATTCCTGCAACTGTAGGTGTAGCTACTGAAGTACCTCCTACTAATATACTTTCTCCGTGATAATAAATCACGTTTACTCCAGTATAAGGATTAGCTAGAGCCACTACATCTGGTACCTCTCTGAAACCCTTTAACATTTGGTAGGGAGGAGCAGGGAATATATTACTAAATCCTCCAGTTGTACTTCCGAGAACACTTTCTCCGCTCCACGCAGTTTGCATACTTTCGTTACCAGATACATAAAGACTGCTACCTCCTACAGCTAAAACGTAAGGAATTGCAGCCGGAACTATTTGGGATCCTAATGGACTTAAGTAAAAATTGTAACCGTTTCCACCTGCATCACCACTAGCCCCTAGAAAAGTTATACCTTCGACTTCTCCCAGCCAATATTCATATACCATCGATTGCAAATACGATAAAGGAAGAAGACCCAATAGGAAGTAAATTTCTGGAATACCGAAGCTCTGTGAGACTACATTTACTTCATCTTGTTGGTCTATAAAAGCTATTGCCTGAGGTAAGGATATAGACGGATTTGCTACATAAAGGATTATACCTGCACCCGGTGCCGCCACATGTGAATACTCTACGTCTAGGGAGATCTCTAGCGCCCAACCGCTTTGTATACCATCATTTGGATTGTAAGGACCTATGGGAACTACTTTGAATAAGGGAGGAGGTGATATATTATACTCTTGATCAAACGCTGTCAATTGTTGATAAATATAAGGATCCCCTTCGAAGTCTAAGATCCCAATATTAGTCCCACTACCGTTGATACCATGTTTTAACAAGTAAGTAATATTGTAAGCTTGCTGTATCTGCTGAGGAGTTACCGTAGAATATGCTACAGCTTGAGTTATATTATATAAGGTATTAGGCCTACTGAAAAGAGCCTCAGTTAAGTTAGTAGCAATAATCATACCTGGTATCGACTTATCCGCGGAGATAAAAGTATACACTTTCTTACCTTCGAAAGTGTAGGTAATGAATTGACCTTTAAACATCTCTTCAACCTCTTTAGCAGGAGCTGAGAAAGAGATAACGTTCCAATTCACAGTAGGTTTAATGCCCTTAGATTCAAGTTCTTGGACTAGTTGATTGATCTGCTGGAAAGGGATAAACAATTTCTCTACTTGGCTCTTGTTTAAAATTATATGTTGTTGAACATAGAGTTGTAACATCTCAAGGTTTTTAGGCGGAATAACTATACTGACGTAAACATTTCCTTGAGGTAATGTAGAGTTAACAGAGGGGGTAAAGAAAGGAAGGGTAATGATACTAATTCCACTTAATACAAGTAAGAGAATTGCTAATGACGACCACATGGTATTATGCAATTTTACTAGATCCTTAAAACCTTTTTCGTAAAGCCTAATAACTTCGCTGTAAATCTACTGAATGAAATGCTGTATAAAGAACCTGAAGACGGAGAAAAGATCACATTTGATAAAGGTAAATGGATAGTGCCTGATAAACCTATCATATTATATATAGAAGGAGATGGAATAGGACCAGAAATAACGCAAGCCGCTATTAAGGTAATTAACGCTGCTGTTGAAAAAGCCTACGGAAGCAAAAAGGAGATAAAATGGATGGAAGTTTATGCAGGTGAAAAAGCAGAGAAATTAACTGGTAATAGGTTTCCTCAAGAAACCCAAGATATGTTACTGAAATATAGAGTAGTGTTAAAAGGACCCTTAGAGACTCCAATAGGTAAAGGTTGGAAATCTGTAAACGTTGCAATTCGTTTAATGCTAGATCTGTATACAAATATACGCCCAGTTAAGTACATACCGGGATTAGAAAGCCCTTTGAAAAATCCTGAGAAAGTAGATATGATTATATTCAGAGAAAATACCGACGACTTATATAGGGGCATCGAATACCCATACGATAGTGAGGAGGCAAAGAAAATAAGAAACTTCCTGAAAGAGCAGTTTAAGGTCGAGATCGAAGATGATACAGGTATCGGTGTTAAGGTAATAAGTAAGTTCAAGACACAGAGGATAACCAGGCTTGCCATTAACTATGCAATAGCCAACGGGAGGAAAAAGATCACGATAATGCATAAGGGGAATGTAATGAAATATACAGAAGGAGCCTTTAGAGAATGGGCTTATGAAGTTGCACTAAAGGAGTATAGGGACTATATAGTCACGGAAGAAGAAATTAACCGGGGAGTAAAATCCGATGGAAAAATTGTAATAAATGACAGGATTGCAGACAACATGTTCCAACAAATAATAACAAGACCGGAGGAATACGATATAATTCTAGCTCCTAACGTGAACGGAGATTATATTTCAGACGCTGCTGGAGCCTTGATAGGTAATATCGGAATGTTGGGAGGAGCTAATATCGGTGATGACGGCGGAATGTTCGAGGCGATACACGGTACCGCACCTAAATATGCGGGTAAAAATGTAGCTAACCCTACTGGAATAATTAAGGGAGGTGAGTTAATGTTGAGGTTTATGGGTTGGGATAAAGCTGCTGATTTGATCGAGATA
It encodes the following:
- a CDS encoding protease pro-enzyme activation domain-containing protein, with the translated sequence MWSSLAILLLVLSGISIITLPFFTPSVNSTLPQGNVYVSIVIPPKNLEMLQLYVQQHIILNKSQVEKLFIPFQQINQLVQELESKGIKPTVNWNVISFSAPAKEVEEMFKGQFITYTFEGKKVYTFISADKSIPGMIIATNLTEALFSRPNTLYNITQAVAYSTVTPQQIQQAYNITYLLKHGINGSGTNIGILDFEGDPYIYQQLTAFDQEYNISPPPLFKVVPIGPYNPNDGIQSGWALEISLDVEYSHVAAPGAGIILYVANPSISLPQAIAFIDQQDEVNVVSQSFGIPEIYFLLGLLPLSYLQSMVYEYWLGEVEGITFLGASGDAGGNGYNFYLSPLGSQIVPAAIPYVLAVGGSSLYVSGNESMQTAWSGESVLGSTTGGFSNIFPAPPYQMLKGFREVPDVVALANPYTGVNVIYYHGESILVGGTSVATPTVAGIIALASEVHGKLGFINPLIYALNGTPALHPVTFGYNSPYVANSSYNPVTGLGYINAGYFVKLLKVPNSSLSLAVQNTTYLPGQTVKVIGKLSGVSPLPSTLTAEIFNGTTVIHTAHLVYNGTYYVGSFSAPQSGVYEVIARYGNLTGFTYFINGYQAVFIYPPLAVYPMPMAIPVLVIIEYPNGTLVSGFNNTQLNVYSENQINGKLTLIGSTSLTNVPIINISALNITIKYKTGILEGYINYTNASELGGILVLKVVNTIGLDEIVLGSYVVPIIIPNSFEEPTVIYPGENITVEVAVESLGMPNVTVSFIKDGKVYWNFTVNSITFGNNAFYINQVTVPMNLSPGYYEVKAYAVYSNDTYTTYGEGYTQVYVSPSYLEYKASVNSVAFENQTVTIKATILYPNGTPVEFGTFTAIFIPKYLVSQFNNLEISNAVQLTYTDGKWIGNFTIPSGNNPNSGMSTDSVAGEWDVYIVGSSFNGYPIPFNSTLSYQSLTISPLYEGLTFVVLPYTFIKNFSGNIGYGLYIQNAVFKDENVTLIDSIVENLTAINSTITLINTHVYSVKLINSKIVGNLTALNINNTIPSNEVSSINNVNSINSSSSIVTQTDFFTVEEVLAILVSFIPLIYFSLRKNK
- a CDS encoding NADP-dependent isocitrate dehydrogenase; translation: MYKEPEDGEKITFDKGKWIVPDKPIILYIEGDGIGPEITQAAIKVINAAVEKAYGSKKEIKWMEVYAGEKAEKLTGNRFPQETQDMLLKYRVVLKGPLETPIGKGWKSVNVAIRLMLDLYTNIRPVKYIPGLESPLKNPEKVDMIIFRENTDDLYRGIEYPYDSEEAKKIRNFLKEQFKVEIEDDTGIGVKVISKFKTQRITRLAINYAIANGRKKITIMHKGNVMKYTEGAFREWAYEVALKEYRDYIVTEEEINRGVKSDGKIVINDRIADNMFQQIITRPEEYDIILAPNVNGDYISDAAGALIGNIGMLGGANIGDDGGMFEAIHGTAPKYAGKNVANPTGIIKGGELMLRFMGWDKAADLIEISINEAIKRKQVTQDLARFMGVKPLGTKEFANALIEIINQL